The Roseococcus microcysteis genome contains a region encoding:
- a CDS encoding competence/damage-inducible protein A, with product MPNPTACLLIIGNEVLSGRTRDANLQFLATRLGEMGIPLREVRVIPDVPETIIGTVNEVRAKFDHVFTTGGIGPTHDDITSECVAAAFGVPWVVHEETRALMAEDYARRDPPVEFNAARLRMATLPQGATPIRCAMTTAPGFTMGNVHVMAGVPRIMQSMFEALAPSLGGGVPVVSATVHALGVYEGNIAEALAAVQARFPALDVGSYPFYRSHGPQGFTGGGVALVAKGVSPAEVEAAAAAITEMLESLGATPIQGEPPPA from the coding sequence ATGCCCAACCCCACCGCCTGCCTTCTCATCATCGGCAATGAGGTGCTCTCCGGCCGCACCCGCGACGCGAACCTGCAATTCCTGGCCACGCGCCTGGGCGAGATGGGCATTCCACTCCGCGAGGTCCGCGTCATTCCCGACGTGCCGGAGACCATCATCGGCACCGTGAACGAGGTGCGGGCCAAGTTCGACCACGTCTTCACCACGGGTGGCATCGGCCCCACCCATGACGACATCACCAGCGAATGCGTGGCGGCCGCCTTCGGCGTGCCCTGGGTGGTGCATGAGGAAACCCGCGCGCTGATGGCCGAGGACTATGCCCGCCGCGACCCGCCGGTGGAGTTCAATGCCGCCCGCCTGCGCATGGCGACCCTGCCGCAGGGCGCCACCCCCATCCGCTGCGCCATGACCACGGCGCCGGGCTTCACCATGGGCAATGTGCATGTGATGGCGGGCGTGCCGCGCATCATGCAATCCATGTTCGAGGCGCTGGCGCCCTCGCTGGGCGGGGGCGTGCCGGTGGTGTCCGCCACGGTGCACGCGCTGGGCGTCTATGAGGGCAACATTGCCGAGGCGCTCGCGGCCGTGCAGGCGCGCTTCCCCGCGCTGGATGTGGGCAGCTACCCCTTCTACCGCAGCCATGGCCCGCAGGGCTTCACGGGGGGCGGGGTCGCGCTGGTGGCCAAGGGCGTCTCGCCCGCCGAGGTCGAGGCCGCCGCCGCCGCCATCACCGAGATGCTGGAATCCCTGGGCGCCACCCCCATCCAGGGCGAGCCGCCGCCCGCCTGA
- a CDS encoding MFS transporter yields MSRAQHNRLVLTFALAGFASAVATRITDPLVAVLAFDFAEDPARVALLATAFALPFALVQPVLGPVADALGKQRVIIFALAFQAVFLAASALAPTLLFLMVMRVLTGGAGGGIFPVTLALFGDRVPMAERQVAISRFLACAIAGQMAGGVLAGLLEPILGWRGLMLLTALLAAGAVIPLWRDRVPEPRGRLSLHEAIARYRSLLANPAARALFWAVGIEGMLVFGAFPYFANHLLENGMGGTREAGFTLAAFGCGGFLYTALAPWLVRRLGPSRMMMLGGALAALGTLCFAGARVDWAFIGGGLLLGTGFFMLHNSLQTRVTEIAPQARGSATALHAFHFFIGQAAGPPLMGLARATVGLEAGLVVAAIGLVVLGFLIGRRR; encoded by the coding sequence ATGTCGCGCGCGCAGCACAACCGCCTGGTCCTGACCTTCGCGCTGGCGGGCTTCGCCTCGGCGGTGGCCACCCGCATCACGGACCCTCTGGTGGCCGTGCTGGCCTTCGACTTCGCGGAGGACCCGGCGCGCGTCGCGCTTCTGGCCACCGCCTTCGCCTTGCCCTTCGCGTTGGTGCAGCCCGTGCTGGGGCCGGTGGCCGATGCGCTGGGCAAGCAGCGCGTCATCATCTTCGCGCTGGCCTTCCAGGCGGTCTTCCTGGCGGCCTCCGCGCTGGCGCCCACGCTGCTCTTCCTGATGGTGATGCGGGTGCTGACCGGAGGCGCCGGCGGCGGCATCTTCCCCGTGACGCTCGCCCTCTTCGGCGACCGCGTGCCCATGGCGGAACGCCAGGTGGCCATCAGCCGCTTCCTCGCCTGCGCCATCGCCGGGCAGATGGCCGGCGGCGTGCTGGCGGGGCTGCTGGAACCCATCCTGGGCTGGCGCGGGCTGATGCTGCTGACAGCGCTGCTGGCGGCCGGCGCCGTCATCCCCCTCTGGCGCGACCGCGTGCCGGAGCCGCGCGGCCGCCTCAGCCTGCACGAGGCCATCGCCCGCTACCGTTCCCTGCTGGCCAACCCCGCCGCCCGCGCTTTGTTCTGGGCCGTGGGCATCGAGGGCATGCTGGTCTTCGGCGCCTTCCCCTATTTCGCCAACCATCTGCTGGAAAATGGCATGGGCGGCACGCGCGAGGCCGGGTTCACGCTCGCCGCCTTCGGCTGCGGCGGCTTCCTCTACACCGCGCTGGCGCCCTGGCTGGTGCGGCGCCTCGGCCCCTCGCGCATGATGATGCTGGGCGGCGCGCTGGCCGCGCTGGGCACGCTCTGCTTCGCGGGGGCGCGGGTGGACTGGGCCTTCATCGGCGGCGGGCTGCTGCTCGGCACCGGCTTCTTCATGCTGCACAATTCCCTGCAGACCCGCGTGACCGAGATCGCCCCCCAGGCGCGGGGTTCGGCCACCGCGCTGCACGCCTTCCACTTCTTCATCGGCCAGGCGGCCGGCCCGCCGCTGATGGGCCTGGCCCGCGCGACGGTGGGGCTGGAGGCGGGGCTGGTGGTGGCCGCGATTGGCCTGGTGGTGCTGGGCTTCCTGATCGGGCGGCGGCGATGA